The Callithrix jacchus isolate 240 chromosome X, calJac240_pri, whole genome shotgun sequence genome contains a region encoding:
- the LOC128930689 gene encoding LOW QUALITY PROTEIN: uncharacterized protein LOC128930689 (The sequence of the model RefSeq protein was modified relative to this genomic sequence to represent the inferred CDS: inserted 1 base in 1 codon) codes for MEYVQPAPDNVLLTLQPGLINMAGAGISSMSTRDLDATETYNVLKEKMEKGEPQHGNISSTAPIGLTNVAGAAIPAMSTDGLYATVSHNVHEQRMENDQPQQDNVWPNILAWFNNMAGAGIPAMSTRDLYGTISHNVHEEKMENGPSQTGFTIAQNVCEEKIKSDKTTPHEFLSTITAGLRNFTEADASITHNIPEAKVNNGQLAPHNVSSAAPPGLGNMAAAGISSTRTRGATVTQNVHKEKMRNTQPTSNNVLSTVLPEHLYLATAGLPAMSTRGQYSTITHNVHEEIKNAQTAPNNVFSGIPPARINMAAAGVSSMSTRDQYAAVTHAILEEKINNGQSAPDNLLSTAPPGLANMAAAGLSSTRTRDLYATIIQNVCKEKMENNQPTLNNALSTVLQGLPYLATAGPPAMSARDQYAAVTHNVREAKINNGQLAPDNVLSAAPPGLGNMAAAGISSTWNTDATITQNVRKEKMENNQPTPNNVLSTVLQGLPYLATAGLPAMSTRDQYSTITHNVHEEKIKNAQTAPNNVFSAIPPAHINMAAAGVSSMSTRDQYAAITHNVYEAKINNGQLAPDSILSTAPPGLGNLAAAGISSTKTRDLYATITQNVRKEKMENNQPTLNKVLSSVLQGLPYLATAGLPAMSTRDQYGAVTHNVREAKINNGQLAPDNVLSAAPPGLGNVAAAGMSSTRTTDATVTQNVRKEKMENNQPTLNNVLSTVLQGLPYLATAGLPAMSTRDQYSTTTHNVHEEMIKNAQTAPKNVFSAIPPAHINMAAAGVSSMSTRDQYAAVTHNIHEVKINNIQLATDNVLSAAPPGLGNMAAAGISSRRTGDATITQNVHKENMENKQPTPNNVLSTVLQGPPYLATAGLPAMRTRDQYAIVTHSVHEGKIKNAEGAPNKVFPTVSPTHINMAAAGVSSTSTRDQYAAVTHNVHGEKMNNGQRAPENFLSSITPGLINVSGAGTPPMSTRAQYASITHNVHEEKIKNGQPATQNFLSTLPSGLPNMTGASIVAMSTRDLYATISHNVHEKKTNNGQQAPDNSSSAVPPGRSNLSGAGASSRSSRDPCDSPVTARSPVETVPNTARISPAMAKKVNDDIKHQLMKEVRRCGRNYERIFILLDEVQGSMEVKKQLVKFAIKEAARLKNFALIQQLKKVLKEXDSHCHLSKVKHMRKNNCVNANTKEKQGYVL; via the exons ATGGAATATGTCCAACCAGCACCTGACAACGTGTTGTTGACACTTCAGCCAGGACTTATTAATATGGCAGGCGCTGGTatttcatccatgagtaccagggatctgg atgctaccgAAACTTATAATGTCCTTaaggagaagatggaaaaggGCGAACCCCAACATGGCAACATCTCATCAACTGCTCCAATAGGACTTACTAATGTGGCAGGAGCTGCTATTCCAGCCATGAGTACTGATGGTCTGT ATGCCACCGTCAGTCACAATGTCCATGAACAAAGGATGGAAAATGACCAACCACAACAGGATAACGTCTGGCCAAATATTCTAGCATGGTTTAATAATATGGCAGGAGCTGGTATTCCAGcaatgagtaccagggatctgt atggTACCATCTCTCACAATGTAcatgaagagaagatggaaaatggcccATCCCAAACTG GTTTTACCATTGCTCAAAATGTctgtgaagaaaagataaaaagtgacAAAACAACACCTCATGAATTCTTGTCAACTATTACAGCAGGGCTTAGGAACTTCACAGAAGCAG ATGCTTCAATCACTCACAATATCCCTGAAGCAAAGGTAAATAATGGCCAACTAGCACCTCACAACGTCTCGtcagctgctccaccaggtcttggtaatatggcggcagctggaatttcatccacgaggaccagag gtGCTACTGTCACTCAAAATGTCCACaaagagaagatgagaaatacACAACCAACATCTAATAACGTCTTATCAACTGTTCTACCAGAACATCtttatttggcaacagctggtctcccagccatgagcaccaggggtcagt attctaccatcactcacaatgtccatgagGAGATTAAAAATGCCCAAACGGCACCCAATAATGTCTTCTCAGGTATTCCACCAGCAcgtattaatatggcagcagcggGTGTTTcttccatgagtaccagggatcagt atgctgcagtcactcatGCAATCCTtgaagagaagataaataatGGCCAATCAGCACCTGATAACCtcttgtcaactgctccaccaggtcttgctaatatggcagcagctggactTTCATCTACgaggaccagagatctgt atgctaccatcattcaaaatgtctgcaaagagaagatggaaaataaccaaccaacacTTAATAACGCcttgtcaactgttctccaaggacttccttatttggcaacagctggtccCCCTGCCATGAGcgccagggatcagt atgctgcagtcactcacaatgtccGTGAAGCGAAGATAAATAACGGCCAACTAGCACCTGACAACGTCTTGtcagctgctccaccaggtcttggtaatatggcagcagctggaatttcatccacgtGGAACACAG atgctaccatcactcaaaatgtccgcaaagagaagatggaaaataaccaaccaacacctaataacgtcttgtcaactgttctccaaggtcttccttatttggcaacagctggtctcccagccatgagcaccagggatcagt attctaccatcactcacaatgtccatgaggagaagattaaaaatgcacaaacagCACCCAATAATGTTTTCTCAGCAATTCCACCAGCAcatattaatatggcagcagcggGTGTTTcgtccatgagtaccagggatcagt atgctgcgaTCACTCACAACGTCTATGAAGCAAAGATAAATAATGGCCAACTAGCACCTGATAGCATattgtcaactgctccaccagggcttggtaatttggcagcagctggaatttcatccacgaaGACCAGAGATCtat atgctaccatcactcaaaatgtccgcaaagagaagatggaaaataaccaaccaacacTTAATAAAGTCTTGTCATCTGTTCTCCAAGGacttccttatttggcaacagctggtctcccagccatgagcaccagggatcagt atggtgcagtcactcacaatgtccGTGAAGCGAAGATAAATAACGGCCAACTAGCACCTGACAACGTCTTGtcagctgctccaccaggtcttggtaatgTGGCAGCGGCTGGAATGTCATCCACGAGAACCACAG atgctaccgtcactcaaaatgtccgcaaagagaagatggaaaataaccaaccaacacttaataacgtcttgtcaactgttctccaaggacttccttatttggcaacagctggtctcccagccatgagcaccagggatcagt attctaccaccactcacaatgtccatgagGAGATGATTAAAAATGCCCAAACGGCACCCAAGAATGTTTTCTCAGCTATTCCACCAGCAcatattaatatggcagcagcgggtgtttcatccatgagtaccagggatcagt atgctgcagtcactcacaataTCCATGAAGTAAAGATAAATAACATCCAACTAGCAACTGACAACGTGTTGtcagctgctccaccaggtcttggtaatatggcagcagctggaatttcatccaggaGGACAGGAG atgctaccatcactcaaaatgtccacaaagagaacatggaaaacaagcaaccaacacctaataacgtcttgtcaactgttctccaaggacctccttatttggcaacagctggtctcccagccatgagaaccagggatcagt ATGCTATCGTCACTCACAGTGTACATGAGGGAAAGATTAAAAATGCTGAAGGAGCACCCAATAAAGTCTTCCCAACTGTTTCCCCTACAcatattaatatggcagcagctggtgtTTCATCCACgagtaccagggatcagt atgctgcagtcactcacaatgtccatgGAGAGAAGATGAACAATGGTCAAAGAGCACCTGAGAACTTCTTGTCATCCATTACACCAGGGCTTATTAATGTATCAGGAGCTGGTACTCCACCCATGAGTACCAGGGCTCAGT ATGCTtccatcactcacaatgtccatgaagagaagataaaaaacGGCCAACCAGCAACTCAAAACTTCTTGTCAACTCTTCCATCAGGACTTCCTAATATGACAGGGGCTAGCATCGTagccatgagtaccagggatctgt atgccaCCATCTCTCACAATGTCCATGAGAAGAAGACGAATaatggccaacaagcacctgATAACTCCTCATCAGCGGTTCCACCAGGGCGTAGTAATCTGTCAGGAGCTGGTGCTTCATCCAGGAGTAGCAGGGATCcgt GTGATTCACCAGTCACAGCAAGGTCTCCGGTGGAAACTGTGCCAAATACAGCACGAATATCTCCTGCTATGGCAAAGAAAGTTAATGATGATATAAAACATCAATTGATGAAAGAAGTTCGAAGGTGTGGGCGAA ATTatgaaagaattttcattttgcttgatgAAGTACAAGGATCTATGGAAGTCAAGAAACAACTTGTTAAATTTGCCATTAAGGAAGCAGCAAG GCTTAAAAATTTTGCCTTAATTCAGCAACTCAAGAAGGtgctaaaag tagattccCACTGCCATCTCAGCAAAGTTAAgcacatgagaaaaaataattgtgttaatGCAAATACCAAGGAGAAACAAGGATATGTGCTGTAA